The Alosa sapidissima isolate fAloSap1 chromosome 5, fAloSap1.pri, whole genome shotgun sequence genome has a window encoding:
- the LOC121709318 gene encoding myb-related transcription factor, partner of profilin-like isoform X4, protein MMARVRQQRFTQEELDILVREIQARYHRIYTKGLPFAMIRRAWEEVAAAVTSAGVGPVRTASACQTRFRDLKRRSRTKLVDGVSSTLPQRPERGSVGEDTPSASTTATPAASSGLRPDAEAVDDGNGDASFAPSAPSSSVDNPTQAPSSPAAVPSQSREPLEVRFRTLELLRRGSKPRSRKHFTGEQMDILLREIKARHHRLYGESQNPLRSEDRRQAWEEVAAAINRACCGPTRTAAACCKRFSDLKRRRKTRLGTRMVSVRHEGPIITAAFSHASPMGMRILPSVGMELLQRPENTATVTQAAAKPNPATPTLTSTPTLITALSTPTQRVAPTVTLTPPSTLAPATAPAPSRASKLAPATAPAPSRASTLAPEPAPALSPPSTLAPATAPAPAPSQASRLAPAPAPPAPSQASTLALATAPPAPSQASTLALATAPPAPSQASTLALATAPPAPSQASTLALATAPPAPSQASTLALAPAPAPSQASTLAPAPAEPANTPTPPSPAPPEKPVTGAEGGVPGASVGPPEGGSTGGVCVCECVCAGRRRWESELLEVQRGGLAVLQGELGALRRGLDTRLRRMESRTHPLLLSVSRSLERIASAMERNAHAHAPPDTDTPPRTPRGRAVVERPAASQSRGSSDVRGRKRGRRS, encoded by the exons ATGATGGCTCGCGTCCGGCAGCAGCGCTTCACCCAGGAGGAGCTGGACATCCTAGTGCGCGAGATCCAGGCGCGCTACCACCGCATCTACACCAAAGGCCTTCCCTTCGCCATGATCCGGCGGGCGTGGGAGGAGGTGGCGGCCGCGGTCACCAGTGCTGGCGTCGGCCCCGTCAGGACCGCCAGCGCGTGCCAGACGCGCTTCAGAGACCTGAAGAGACGCTCCAGGACCAAGCTGGTCGATGGGGTCAGCTCGACGCTCCCTCAAAGGCCAGAGAGAGGATCTGTGGGAGAGGACACTCCGTCCGCCAGCACAACAG CTACACCTGCAGCCTCTTCCGGTCTGAGACCTGATGCCGAAGCGGTGGATGATGGGAACGGTGACGCGTCGTTCGCCCCCTCCGCCCCCTCGAGCAGCGTGGACAATCCCACTCAGGCCCCGTCGAGCCCGGCGGCCGTTCCCAGCCAGTCACGGGAGCCGCTGGAGGTCCGCTTCCGGACGCTGGAGCTGCTTCGGAGGGGCTCGAAGCCGCGTAGCCGCAAGCACTTCACCGGGGAGCAGATGGACATCCTGCTGCGCGAGATCAAGGCCCGCCACCACCGGCTGTACGGCGAGAGCCAGAACCCGCTGCGCTCCGAGGACCGCCGGCAGGCGTGGGAGGAGGTGGCCGCCGCCATCAACCGCGCTTGCTGCGGACCCACCAGGACCGCCGCCGCCTGCTGCAAGCGCTTCAGCGACCTGAAGCGGCGGCGCAAGACGAGGCTGGGCACGCGGATGGTGTCCGTGCGTCACGAGGGCCCCATCATCACCGCGGCCTTCTCGCATGCCAGCCCCATGGGCATGCGGATCCTCCCGTCAGTCGGCATGGAGCTGCTGCAACGGCCAGAGAACACCGCCacag TCACTCAAGCCGCTGCCAAACCCAATCCAGCAACACCCACACTAACATCAACACCAACATTAATAACTGCACTTAGCACACCGACCCAAAGAGTCGCACCCACTGTAACACTCACACCTCCATCCACACTGGCACCAGCAACTGCCCCTGCACCCTCACGAGCATCAAAACTGGCACCAGCAACTGCCCCTGCACCCTCACGAGCATCAACACTGGCACCAGAACCTGCACCTGCACTCTCACCTCCATCCACACTGGCACCAGCAACTGCACCTGCCCCTGCACCCTCACAAGCGTCCAGACTGGCACCAGCACCTGCACCACCTGCCCCCTCACAAGCGTCCACACTGGCACTAGCAACTGCACCACCTGCCCCCTCTCAAGCGTCCACACTGGCACTAGCAACTGCACCACCTGCCCCCTCTCAAGCGTCCACACTGGCACTAGCAACTGCACCACCTGCCCCCTCACAAGCGTCCACACTGGCACTAGCAACTGCACCACCTGCCCCCTCTCAAGCGTCCACACTGGCACTAGCACCTGCCCCTGCCCCCTCACAAGCGTCCACACTGGCACCAGCGCCAGCCGAGCCAGcgaacacccccaccccaccatccCCAGCACCGCCTGAGAAGCCTGTAACAGGAGCAGAAGGTGGAGTCCCTGGAGCTTCCGTCGGTCCCCCAGAGGGAGGCAGcacgggtggtgtgtgtgtgtgtgagtgtgtgtgtgcggggcggAGGCGGTGGGAGTCGGAGCTGCTGGAGGTGCAGCGTGGAGGCCTGGCGgtgctgcagggggagctgggAGCTCTGCGCCGCGGCCTGGACACGCGCCTCCGCAGGATGGAGAGCCGCACGCACCCCCTCCTGCTCTCCGTTAGCCGCAGCCTGGAGAGGATCGCCAGCGCCATGGAGCGCAACGCCCACGCCCACGCCCCTCCAGACACCGACACGCCGCCCAGGACGCCAAGGGGCAGGGCTGTGGTGGAGAGGCCGGCTGCTAGCCAATCCCGTGGTTCCTCAGATGTGCGAGGTCGCAAAAGAGGGAGACGTTCCTAA
- the LOC121709318 gene encoding flocculation protein FLO11-like isoform X1 has protein sequence MDTIMDKSMKTNKYYQMPNVNKSENERNKTAGQTKWAVRCFQNWCFEHLGQTIDFNAVSKSELNEILRKFYLTVKNGRGEPYGFSGFMGLRAGLNRHLSEPPLSWCLMKDTDFMSSNDLFLGLAKKLQCEPDQSRHHKDKADGDFMEVIRWTVLDPGTPEEPTDVDSNSASLASLEVDCMDSDSNGGNSTVAQVTLRHVVESWRRPESAVTFKTENDEGSSSHSPDESITPAAASWPTPDDDHVPYLTETQMMARVRQQRFTQEELDILVREIQARYHRIYTKGLPFAMIRRAWEEVAAAVTSAGVGPVRTASACQTRFRDLKRRSRTKLVDGVSSTLPQRPERGSVGEDTPSASTTATPAASSGLRPDAEAVDDGNGDASFAPSAPSSSVDNPTQAPSSPAAVPSQSREPLEVRFRTLELLRRGSKPRSRKHFTGEQMDILLREIKARHHRLYGESQNPLRSEDRRQAWEEVAAAINRACCGPTRTAAACCKRFSDLKRRRKTRLGTRMVSVRHEGPIITAAFSHASPMGMRILPSVGMELLQRPENTATVTQAAAKPNPATPTLTSTPTLITALSTPTQRVAPTVTLTPPSTLAPATAPAPSRASKLAPATAPAPSRASTLAPEPAPALSPPSTLAPATAPAPAPSQASRLAPAPAPPAPSQASTLALATAPPAPSQASTLALATAPPAPSQASTLALATAPPAPSQASTLALATAPPAPSQASTLALAPAPAPSQASTLAPAPAEPANTPTPPSPAPPEKPVTGAEGGVPGASVGPPEGGSTGGVCVCECVCAGRRRWESELLEVQRGGLAVLQGELGALRRGLDTRLRRMESRTHPLLLSVSRSLERIASAMERNAHAHAPPDTDTPPRTPRGRAVVERPAASQSRGSSDVRGRKRGRRS, from the exons atggATACAATCATGGACAAGAGCATGAAAACGAATAAATATTACCAAATGCCAAATGTAAACAAATCCGAAAACGAACGCAACAAGACAGCGGGACAAACCAAGTGGGCCGTTCGTTGCTTTCAGAACTGGTGCTTCGAACACCTTGGACAAACCATTGACTTTAATGCGGTTTCAAAATCGGAATTGAATGAAATACTCAGGAAGTTCTACCTCACAGTCAAAAATGGAAGAGGAGAACCGTATGGATTCAGCGGTTTCATGGGTCTGCGAGCAGGGCTCAACAGACACTTGAGTGAGCCACCGCTGTCATGGTGTTTAATGAAGGACACTGACTTTATGTCCAGCAACGATTTGTTCCTGGGACTGGCAAAGAAACTACAATGTGAACCTGACCAGTCCCGCCACCATAAGGATAAAGCAGATGGAGATTTTATGGAGGTCATACGCTGGACAGTCCTGGACCCTGGCACACCAGAGGAACCAACG GACGTGGACAGCAATTCTGCATCTCTCGCTAGTCTAGAAGTGGACTGCATGGACTCCGACAGCAATGGGGGAAACTCCACAGTTGCTCAGGTCACTTTGAGACACGTGGTGGAATCCTGGAGGAGGCCAGAGTCTGCAGTCACGTTTAAAACTGAGAACGATGAAG GAAGCTCTAGCCACTCTCCAGACGAGAGCATCACTCCAGCTGCCGCCAGCTGGCCTACTCCTGATGATGACCACGTTCCTTACTTAACG GAGACCCAGATGATGGCTCGCGTCCGGCAGCAGCGCTTCACCCAGGAGGAGCTGGACATCCTAGTGCGCGAGATCCAGGCGCGCTACCACCGCATCTACACCAAAGGCCTTCCCTTCGCCATGATCCGGCGGGCGTGGGAGGAGGTGGCGGCCGCGGTCACCAGTGCTGGCGTCGGCCCCGTCAGGACCGCCAGCGCGTGCCAGACGCGCTTCAGAGACCTGAAGAGACGCTCCAGGACCAAGCTGGTCGATGGGGTCAGCTCGACGCTCCCTCAAAGGCCAGAGAGAGGATCTGTGGGAGAGGACACTCCGTCCGCCAGCACAACAG CTACACCTGCAGCCTCTTCCGGTCTGAGACCTGATGCCGAAGCGGTGGATGATGGGAACGGTGACGCGTCGTTCGCCCCCTCCGCCCCCTCGAGCAGCGTGGACAATCCCACTCAGGCCCCGTCGAGCCCGGCGGCCGTTCCCAGCCAGTCACGGGAGCCGCTGGAGGTCCGCTTCCGGACGCTGGAGCTGCTTCGGAGGGGCTCGAAGCCGCGTAGCCGCAAGCACTTCACCGGGGAGCAGATGGACATCCTGCTGCGCGAGATCAAGGCCCGCCACCACCGGCTGTACGGCGAGAGCCAGAACCCGCTGCGCTCCGAGGACCGCCGGCAGGCGTGGGAGGAGGTGGCCGCCGCCATCAACCGCGCTTGCTGCGGACCCACCAGGACCGCCGCCGCCTGCTGCAAGCGCTTCAGCGACCTGAAGCGGCGGCGCAAGACGAGGCTGGGCACGCGGATGGTGTCCGTGCGTCACGAGGGCCCCATCATCACCGCGGCCTTCTCGCATGCCAGCCCCATGGGCATGCGGATCCTCCCGTCAGTCGGCATGGAGCTGCTGCAACGGCCAGAGAACACCGCCacag TCACTCAAGCCGCTGCCAAACCCAATCCAGCAACACCCACACTAACATCAACACCAACATTAATAACTGCACTTAGCACACCGACCCAAAGAGTCGCACCCACTGTAACACTCACACCTCCATCCACACTGGCACCAGCAACTGCCCCTGCACCCTCACGAGCATCAAAACTGGCACCAGCAACTGCCCCTGCACCCTCACGAGCATCAACACTGGCACCAGAACCTGCACCTGCACTCTCACCTCCATCCACACTGGCACCAGCAACTGCACCTGCCCCTGCACCCTCACAAGCGTCCAGACTGGCACCAGCACCTGCACCACCTGCCCCCTCACAAGCGTCCACACTGGCACTAGCAACTGCACCACCTGCCCCCTCTCAAGCGTCCACACTGGCACTAGCAACTGCACCACCTGCCCCCTCTCAAGCGTCCACACTGGCACTAGCAACTGCACCACCTGCCCCCTCACAAGCGTCCACACTGGCACTAGCAACTGCACCACCTGCCCCCTCTCAAGCGTCCACACTGGCACTAGCACCTGCCCCTGCCCCCTCACAAGCGTCCACACTGGCACCAGCGCCAGCCGAGCCAGcgaacacccccaccccaccatccCCAGCACCGCCTGAGAAGCCTGTAACAGGAGCAGAAGGTGGAGTCCCTGGAGCTTCCGTCGGTCCCCCAGAGGGAGGCAGcacgggtggtgtgtgtgtgtgtgagtgtgtgtgtgcggggcggAGGCGGTGGGAGTCGGAGCTGCTGGAGGTGCAGCGTGGAGGCCTGGCGgtgctgcagggggagctgggAGCTCTGCGCCGCGGCCTGGACACGCGCCTCCGCAGGATGGAGAGCCGCACGCACCCCCTCCTGCTCTCCGTTAGCCGCAGCCTGGAGAGGATCGCCAGCGCCATGGAGCGCAACGCCCACGCCCACGCCCCTCCAGACACCGACACGCCGCCCAGGACGCCAAGGGGCAGGGCTGTGGTGGAGAGGCCGGCTGCTAGCCAATCCCGTGGTTCCTCAGATGTGCGAGGTCGCAAAAGAGGGAGACGTTCCTAA
- the LOC121709318 gene encoding flocculation protein FLO11-like isoform X2, translating into MDTIMDKSMKTNKYYQMPNVNKSENERNKTAGQTKWAVRCFQNWCFEHLGQTIDFNAVSKSELNEILRKFYLTVKNGRGEPYGFSGFMGLRAGLNRHLSEPPLSWCLMKDTDFMSSNDLFLGLAKKLQCEPDQSRHHKDKADGDFMEVIRWTVLDPGTPEEPTDVDSNSASLASLEVDCMDSDSNGGNSTVAQVTLRHVVESWRRPESAVTFKTENDEGSSSHSPDESITPAAASWPTPDDDHVPYLTETQMMARVRQQRFTQEELDILVREIQARYHRIYTKGLPFAMIRRAWEEVAAAVTSAGVGPVRTASACQTRFRDLKRRSRTKLVDGVSSTLPQRPERGSVGEDTPSASTTATPAASSGLRPDAEAVDDGNGDASFAPSAPSSSVDNPTQAPSSPAAVPSQSREPLEVRFRTLELLRRGSKPRSRKHFTGEQMDILLREIKARHHRLYGESQNPLRSEDRRQAWEEVAAAINRACCGPTRTAAACCKRFSDLKRRRKTRLGTRMVSVRHEGPIITAAFSHASPMGMRILPSVGMELLQRPENTATVTQAAAKPNPATPTLTSTPTLITALSTPTQRVAPTVTLTPPSTLAPATAPAPSRASKLAPAPALSPPSTLAPATAPAPAPSQASRLAPAPAPPAPSQASTLALATAPPAPSQASTLALATAPPAPSQASTLALATAPPAPSQASTLALATAPPAPSQASTLALAPAPAPSQASTLAPAPAEPANTPTPPSPAPPEKPVTGAEGGVPGASVGPPEGGSTGGVCVCECVCAGRRRWESELLEVQRGGLAVLQGELGALRRGLDTRLRRMESRTHPLLLSVSRSLERIASAMERNAHAHAPPDTDTPPRTPRGRAVVERPAASQSRGSSDVRGRKRGRRS; encoded by the exons atggATACAATCATGGACAAGAGCATGAAAACGAATAAATATTACCAAATGCCAAATGTAAACAAATCCGAAAACGAACGCAACAAGACAGCGGGACAAACCAAGTGGGCCGTTCGTTGCTTTCAGAACTGGTGCTTCGAACACCTTGGACAAACCATTGACTTTAATGCGGTTTCAAAATCGGAATTGAATGAAATACTCAGGAAGTTCTACCTCACAGTCAAAAATGGAAGAGGAGAACCGTATGGATTCAGCGGTTTCATGGGTCTGCGAGCAGGGCTCAACAGACACTTGAGTGAGCCACCGCTGTCATGGTGTTTAATGAAGGACACTGACTTTATGTCCAGCAACGATTTGTTCCTGGGACTGGCAAAGAAACTACAATGTGAACCTGACCAGTCCCGCCACCATAAGGATAAAGCAGATGGAGATTTTATGGAGGTCATACGCTGGACAGTCCTGGACCCTGGCACACCAGAGGAACCAACG GACGTGGACAGCAATTCTGCATCTCTCGCTAGTCTAGAAGTGGACTGCATGGACTCCGACAGCAATGGGGGAAACTCCACAGTTGCTCAGGTCACTTTGAGACACGTGGTGGAATCCTGGAGGAGGCCAGAGTCTGCAGTCACGTTTAAAACTGAGAACGATGAAG GAAGCTCTAGCCACTCTCCAGACGAGAGCATCACTCCAGCTGCCGCCAGCTGGCCTACTCCTGATGATGACCACGTTCCTTACTTAACG GAGACCCAGATGATGGCTCGCGTCCGGCAGCAGCGCTTCACCCAGGAGGAGCTGGACATCCTAGTGCGCGAGATCCAGGCGCGCTACCACCGCATCTACACCAAAGGCCTTCCCTTCGCCATGATCCGGCGGGCGTGGGAGGAGGTGGCGGCCGCGGTCACCAGTGCTGGCGTCGGCCCCGTCAGGACCGCCAGCGCGTGCCAGACGCGCTTCAGAGACCTGAAGAGACGCTCCAGGACCAAGCTGGTCGATGGGGTCAGCTCGACGCTCCCTCAAAGGCCAGAGAGAGGATCTGTGGGAGAGGACACTCCGTCCGCCAGCACAACAG CTACACCTGCAGCCTCTTCCGGTCTGAGACCTGATGCCGAAGCGGTGGATGATGGGAACGGTGACGCGTCGTTCGCCCCCTCCGCCCCCTCGAGCAGCGTGGACAATCCCACTCAGGCCCCGTCGAGCCCGGCGGCCGTTCCCAGCCAGTCACGGGAGCCGCTGGAGGTCCGCTTCCGGACGCTGGAGCTGCTTCGGAGGGGCTCGAAGCCGCGTAGCCGCAAGCACTTCACCGGGGAGCAGATGGACATCCTGCTGCGCGAGATCAAGGCCCGCCACCACCGGCTGTACGGCGAGAGCCAGAACCCGCTGCGCTCCGAGGACCGCCGGCAGGCGTGGGAGGAGGTGGCCGCCGCCATCAACCGCGCTTGCTGCGGACCCACCAGGACCGCCGCCGCCTGCTGCAAGCGCTTCAGCGACCTGAAGCGGCGGCGCAAGACGAGGCTGGGCACGCGGATGGTGTCCGTGCGTCACGAGGGCCCCATCATCACCGCGGCCTTCTCGCATGCCAGCCCCATGGGCATGCGGATCCTCCCGTCAGTCGGCATGGAGCTGCTGCAACGGCCAGAGAACACCGCCacag TCACTCAAGCCGCTGCCAAACCCAATCCAGCAACACCCACACTAACATCAACACCAACATTAATAACTGCACTTAGCACACCGACCCAAAGAGTCGCACCCACTGTAACACTCACACCTCCATCCACACTGGCACCAGCAACTGCCCCTGCACCCTCACGAGCATCAAAACTGGCACCA GCACCTGCACTCTCACCTCCATCCACACTGGCACCAGCAACTGCACCTGCCCCTGCACCCTCACAAGCGTCCAGACTGGCACCAGCACCTGCACCACCTGCCCCCTCACAAGCGTCCACACTGGCACTAGCAACTGCACCACCTGCCCCCTCTCAAGCGTCCACACTGGCACTAGCAACTGCACCACCTGCCCCCTCTCAAGCGTCCACACTGGCACTAGCAACTGCACCACCTGCCCCCTCACAAGCGTCCACACTGGCACTAGCAACTGCACCACCTGCCCCCTCTCAAGCGTCCACACTGGCACTAGCACCTGCCCCTGCCCCCTCACAAGCGTCCACACTGGCACCAGCGCCAGCCGAGCCAGcgaacacccccaccccaccatccCCAGCACCGCCTGAGAAGCCTGTAACAGGAGCAGAAGGTGGAGTCCCTGGAGCTTCCGTCGGTCCCCCAGAGGGAGGCAGcacgggtggtgtgtgtgtgtgtgagtgtgtgtgtgcggggcggAGGCGGTGGGAGTCGGAGCTGCTGGAGGTGCAGCGTGGAGGCCTGGCGgtgctgcagggggagctgggAGCTCTGCGCCGCGGCCTGGACACGCGCCTCCGCAGGATGGAGAGCCGCACGCACCCCCTCCTGCTCTCCGTTAGCCGCAGCCTGGAGAGGATCGCCAGCGCCATGGAGCGCAACGCCCACGCCCACGCCCCTCCAGACACCGACACGCCGCCCAGGACGCCAAGGGGCAGGGCTGTGGTGGAGAGGCCGGCTGCTAGCCAATCCCGTGGTTCCTCAGATGTGCGAGGTCGCAAAAGAGGGAGACGTTCCTAA
- the LOC121709318 gene encoding flocculation protein FLO11-like isoform X3: MDSDSNGGNSTVAQVTLRHVVESWRRPESAVTFKTENDEGSSSHSPDESITPAAASWPTPDDDHVPYLTETQMMARVRQQRFTQEELDILVREIQARYHRIYTKGLPFAMIRRAWEEVAAAVTSAGVGPVRTASACQTRFRDLKRRSRTKLVDGVSSTLPQRPERGSVGEDTPSASTTATPAASSGLRPDAEAVDDGNGDASFAPSAPSSSVDNPTQAPSSPAAVPSQSREPLEVRFRTLELLRRGSKPRSRKHFTGEQMDILLREIKARHHRLYGESQNPLRSEDRRQAWEEVAAAINRACCGPTRTAAACCKRFSDLKRRRKTRLGTRMVSVRHEGPIITAAFSHASPMGMRILPSVGMELLQRPENTATVTQAAAKPNPATPTLTSTPTLITALSTPTQRVAPTVTLTPPSTLAPATAPAPSRASKLAPATAPAPSRASTLAPEPAPALSPPSTLAPATAPAPAPSQASRLAPAPAPPAPSQASTLALATAPPAPSQASTLALATAPPAPSQASTLALATAPPAPSQASTLALATAPPAPSQASTLALAPAPAPSQASTLAPAPAEPANTPTPPSPAPPEKPVTGAEGGVPGASVGPPEGGSTGGVCVCECVCAGRRRWESELLEVQRGGLAVLQGELGALRRGLDTRLRRMESRTHPLLLSVSRSLERIASAMERNAHAHAPPDTDTPPRTPRGRAVVERPAASQSRGSSDVRGRKRGRRS, encoded by the exons ATGGACTCCGACAGCAATGGGGGAAACTCCACAGTTGCTCAGGTCACTTTGAGACACGTGGTGGAATCCTGGAGGAGGCCAGAGTCTGCAGTCACGTTTAAAACTGAGAACGATGAAG GAAGCTCTAGCCACTCTCCAGACGAGAGCATCACTCCAGCTGCCGCCAGCTGGCCTACTCCTGATGATGACCACGTTCCTTACTTAACG GAGACCCAGATGATGGCTCGCGTCCGGCAGCAGCGCTTCACCCAGGAGGAGCTGGACATCCTAGTGCGCGAGATCCAGGCGCGCTACCACCGCATCTACACCAAAGGCCTTCCCTTCGCCATGATCCGGCGGGCGTGGGAGGAGGTGGCGGCCGCGGTCACCAGTGCTGGCGTCGGCCCCGTCAGGACCGCCAGCGCGTGCCAGACGCGCTTCAGAGACCTGAAGAGACGCTCCAGGACCAAGCTGGTCGATGGGGTCAGCTCGACGCTCCCTCAAAGGCCAGAGAGAGGATCTGTGGGAGAGGACACTCCGTCCGCCAGCACAACAG CTACACCTGCAGCCTCTTCCGGTCTGAGACCTGATGCCGAAGCGGTGGATGATGGGAACGGTGACGCGTCGTTCGCCCCCTCCGCCCCCTCGAGCAGCGTGGACAATCCCACTCAGGCCCCGTCGAGCCCGGCGGCCGTTCCCAGCCAGTCACGGGAGCCGCTGGAGGTCCGCTTCCGGACGCTGGAGCTGCTTCGGAGGGGCTCGAAGCCGCGTAGCCGCAAGCACTTCACCGGGGAGCAGATGGACATCCTGCTGCGCGAGATCAAGGCCCGCCACCACCGGCTGTACGGCGAGAGCCAGAACCCGCTGCGCTCCGAGGACCGCCGGCAGGCGTGGGAGGAGGTGGCCGCCGCCATCAACCGCGCTTGCTGCGGACCCACCAGGACCGCCGCCGCCTGCTGCAAGCGCTTCAGCGACCTGAAGCGGCGGCGCAAGACGAGGCTGGGCACGCGGATGGTGTCCGTGCGTCACGAGGGCCCCATCATCACCGCGGCCTTCTCGCATGCCAGCCCCATGGGCATGCGGATCCTCCCGTCAGTCGGCATGGAGCTGCTGCAACGGCCAGAGAACACCGCCacag TCACTCAAGCCGCTGCCAAACCCAATCCAGCAACACCCACACTAACATCAACACCAACATTAATAACTGCACTTAGCACACCGACCCAAAGAGTCGCACCCACTGTAACACTCACACCTCCATCCACACTGGCACCAGCAACTGCCCCTGCACCCTCACGAGCATCAAAACTGGCACCAGCAACTGCCCCTGCACCCTCACGAGCATCAACACTGGCACCAGAACCTGCACCTGCACTCTCACCTCCATCCACACTGGCACCAGCAACTGCACCTGCCCCTGCACCCTCACAAGCGTCCAGACTGGCACCAGCACCTGCACCACCTGCCCCCTCACAAGCGTCCACACTGGCACTAGCAACTGCACCACCTGCCCCCTCTCAAGCGTCCACACTGGCACTAGCAACTGCACCACCTGCCCCCTCTCAAGCGTCCACACTGGCACTAGCAACTGCACCACCTGCCCCCTCACAAGCGTCCACACTGGCACTAGCAACTGCACCACCTGCCCCCTCTCAAGCGTCCACACTGGCACTAGCACCTGCCCCTGCCCCCTCACAAGCGTCCACACTGGCACCAGCGCCAGCCGAGCCAGcgaacacccccaccccaccatccCCAGCACCGCCTGAGAAGCCTGTAACAGGAGCAGAAGGTGGAGTCCCTGGAGCTTCCGTCGGTCCCCCAGAGGGAGGCAGcacgggtggtgtgtgtgtgtgtgagtgtgtgtgtgcggggcggAGGCGGTGGGAGTCGGAGCTGCTGGAGGTGCAGCGTGGAGGCCTGGCGgtgctgcagggggagctgggAGCTCTGCGCCGCGGCCTGGACACGCGCCTCCGCAGGATGGAGAGCCGCACGCACCCCCTCCTGCTCTCCGTTAGCCGCAGCCTGGAGAGGATCGCCAGCGCCATGGAGCGCAACGCCCACGCCCACGCCCCTCCAGACACCGACACGCCGCCCAGGACGCCAAGGGGCAGGGCTGTGGTGGAGAGGCCGGCTGCTAGCCAATCCCGTGGTTCCTCAGATGTGCGAGGTCGCAAAAGAGGGAGACGTTCCTAA